One genomic window of Cannabis sativa cultivar Pink pepper isolate KNU-18-1 chromosome 2, ASM2916894v1, whole genome shotgun sequence includes the following:
- the LOC133034970 gene encoding transcription factor MYB46-like: MRKPDPSSSSSNNNNNNTNNNNKLRKGLWSPEEDDKLMNYMLNNGQGCWSDVARNAGLQRCGKSCRLRWINYLRPDLKRGAFSPQEEELIIHLHSLLGNRWSQIAARLPGRTDNEIKNFWNSTVKKRLKNLSSSSTTSPNTSDSSFELKDSSSISIDTNTNNNNNKIIINNIIPGASSQDQNTMFSSSYLHDLSSPTSLHHLIRPFPAVQFDHHHHHHNNMFGTSNSNEFLNNNINPISSQIAGMVNNNDHDNLGFFGEVVGGIEGELFVPPLESDETTDHHPQRVINMSNNNYLMSSNSTTTSVKAENGDHIHGVETSYFQAHELTVGEWDLDDLMKDVSSSFPFLDFQLQ, from the exons ATGAGAAAGCCAGACCCATCATCATCTTCTagtaataacaataacaataacactaataataacaataaactgAGAAAAGGGCTATGGTCCCCTGAAGAAGATGATAAGTTGATGAATTACATGCTGAACAATGGGCAAGGGTGCTGGAGCGATGTGGCTAGAAACGCTGGGCTTCAGCGCTGTGGGAAGAGCTGTCGTCTTCGTTGGATCAATTACTTAAGGCCTGACCTCAAACGTGGTGCTTTTTCCCCTCAAGAAGAAGAGCTCATCATCCATTTGCACTCTCTTCTTGGCAACag GTGGTCTCAAATCGCGGCACGCTTACCAGGAAGAACTGATaacgaaataaaaaatttttggAACTCAACAGTAAAGAAACGACTCAAGAACTTGTCATCTTCATCTACAACCTCACCAAACACAAGTGACTCCTCGTTCGAGCTCAAGGACTCATCATCAATATCCATTGAtactaatactaataataataataataagatcatCATCAACAATATCATCCCGGGTGCTTCTAGTCAAGATCAAAACACCAtgttttcttcttcatacctTCACGATTTATCATCACCCACTTCTCTCCACCACTTGATAAGGCCATTCCCAGCCGTGCAATTTGATCACCACCATCATCATCACAACAACATGTTTGGTACATCCAATAGTAATGAATTcttgaataataatattaatccaATATCATCACAAATTGCTGGGATGGTTAATAATAATGACCATGATAATCTTGGTTTTTTTGGAGAAGTAGTTGGTGGGATAGAAGGAGAACTGTTTGTTCCTCCACTGGAGAGTGATGAAACTACTGATCATCATCCTCAAAGAGTGATTAATATGAGTAATAACAATTACTTGATGAGTAGTAACAGTACTACTACTAGTGTCAAAGCTGAAAATGGTGATCATATTCATGGGGTTGAGACTAGTTATTTCCAGGCACATGAGCTAACAGTTGGGGAATGGGACTTAGATGATTTGATGAAAGATGTTTCAAGTTCATTTCCCTTTCTTGACTTCCAACTCCAATAA